The following proteins come from a genomic window of Amyelois transitella isolate CPQ chromosome 24, ilAmyTran1.1, whole genome shotgun sequence:
- the LOC106135861 gene encoding tRNA (cytosine(34)-C(5))-methyltransferase, giving the protein MFNFSYKQYRFVSLGAYLERMGRRNRNVNKFAQRKRDRKEQEKNPQEKPAGDTRRHYEDIVRENAAFEEYYKTQKVCPEEEWPTFMKALRDNLPTAFRITGSKCEADALLRIVKSEYFSELLNMKLKVEGTDEEEEIKPINLPWYPSGLAWQLRLSRSDIRRNEALYRLHNFLVAETAAGGVSRQEAVSMIPPVVLDVQPHHKVLDMCAAPGSKTAQLIEFLHADEEKMPTGFVMANDVDNSRCYMLVHQAKRLNSPCILITNHDSAVMPSLTVADDKDSTVVKPLKFDRILCDVPCSGDATLRKNPDIWLKWSTGNGNNLHGIQYRVLRRGCELLAVGGRLVYSTCSFNPVENEAVIHRILQESGDSLQLVDVKDMLPGLKFHEGMTHWRPASKDMVFYDKYEDVPEKWQTVVRPQMFPPSAEDVGKYHLERCVRILPHHQDTGGFFVAVLEKKSQLPWEKEIKDAETPKDEKREPPKKKRRMGGYREDPFVFFSGEQESVFPSIKEFYDLKSEFDPTCLLTRCFVGKKKNIYLVSPIVKDVVARNEAIIKIINTGVKTFVRCDNKNMVCPFRLSQEGLQSISPLIGQKRRLQILKHDLILVLQNDNPSKPPELKLFSEQTQTLVKDFATGSCVLEYSDQVSNLRLTLVGWRGVHSLRAYTAAADTVHYLRLLGADTSKYDVNKFKKASEVLEADADTSVATETETAETETGEIEMAETTCENGAKNGDMQIDEVQSTSEL; this is encoded by the exons ATGTTTAACTTTTCATATAAACAATACAGATTTGTTTCTCTTGGTGCTTACTTAGAAAGAATGGGGCGAAGAAACCGGAACGTTAATAAGTTCGCTCAGAGGAAGCGCGACCGTAAAGAACAG GAGAAGAACCCTCAAGAGAAGCCAGCTGGTGATACACGTAGACATTATGAAGATATTGTAAGAGAAAATGCTGCTTTTGAAGAATATTACAAG ACTCAAAAAGTATGCCCTGAAGAGGAATGGCCCACTTTCATGAAGGCTTTACGAGACAATCTACCAACCGCATTCAGAATCACTGGGTCCAAATGTGAGGCCGATGCCTTGCTCCGGATTGTCAAGAGTGAATATTTCTCGGAACTGCTGAATATGAAGCTGAAGGTCGAGGGTActgatgaagaagaagagatCAAGCCCATCAATTTACCATG GTATCCATCAGGTCTGGCATGGCAGCTCAGACTGTCCCGCTCTGACATTCGCCGTAACGAAGCACTCTACCGCCTTCATAATTTCCTGGTAGCTGAAACAGCGGCCGGCGGGGTTTCAAGACAGGAAGCAGTGTCCATGATTCCACCAGTAGTTCTAGATGTTCAACCACACCATAAG GTACTAGACATGTGTGCTGCCCCAGGATCGAAAACTGCTCAATTGATTGAGTTTTTACATGCAGATGAAGAAAAAATGCCTACAG gtTTCGTAATGGCGAATGACGTAGACAACAGCCGCTGCTACATGCTGGTCCATCAAGCCAAGCGGCTCAACTCGCCCTGTATACTGATCACGAACCACGACTCAGCTGTTATGCCGTCTCTCACCGTCGCTGATGATAAG gATTCGACTGTCGTTAAGCCGCTTAAGTTCGACCGCATCTTATGCGATGTCCCTTGCTCGGGAGATGCGACTCTTCGCAAAAATCCAGACATTTGGCTGAAGTGGTCTACGGGCAACGGAAATAATCTTCATGg tATACAATACAGAGTACTGCGTCGCGGTTGTGAACTCCTAGCCGTCGGTGGGCGCCTGGTATACTCCACCTGTTCCTTCAACCCTGTGGAGAACGAGGCGGTGATACACAGGATACTGCAAGAGTCCGGAGACAGTCTACAGCTGGTTGATGTGAAGGATATGCTGCCTGGACTCAAGTTTCATGAAG gCATGACCCACTGGCGGCCGGCATCCAAAGACATGGTGTTCTACGATAAATACGAGGACGTGCCGGAGAAATGGCAGACCGTGGTGCGACCGCAGATGTTCCCGCCCAGCGCGGAGGACGTCGGGAAGTATCACCTGGAAAGATG tgtAAGGATATTACCGCACCACCAAGACACCGGCGGTTTCTTCGTCGCCGTGCTCGAGAAGAAATCTCAATTACCGTGGGAGAAAGAGATAAAAGATGCTGAAACTCCTAAAGATGAGAAGAGAGAGCCGCCgaagaagaaaagaagaaTGGGCGGCTACAGAGAAGATCCATTCGTATTCTTCTCTGGGGAACAAGAAAGTGTTTTTCCGTCCATAAAAGAGTTTTACGATTTAAAATCAGAGTTTGATCCGACTTGTTTACTCACACGATGTTTTGTGGgtaagaagaagaatatatatttagtgtCGCCGATTGTGAAAGATGTGGTGGCGAGGAACGAagctattattaaaattatcaatacCGGTGTCAAGACGTTTGTCAGATGCGATAATAAGAATATGGTGTGCCCGTTTAG GTTATCCCAAGAAGGTCTTCAGAGTATATCGCCACTGATCGGTCAGAAGCGTCGTCTGCAGATCCTCAAACACGACCTGATACTGGTGCTCCAGAACGACAACCCCAGCAAACCCCCCGAACTTAAACTCTTCAGCGAGCAAACGCAAACTCTTGTCAAGGATTTTG CTACCGGCAGCTGCGTGTTAGAATACAGCGATCAGGTATCGAACCTGCGCCTGACGCTGGTGGGGTGGCGCGGCGTCCACTCGCTGCGCGCCTACACCGCCGCGGCGGACACCGTGCACTACCTGAGGTTGCTCGGAGCAGATACAAGCAAATATG ATGTAAATAAGTTCAAAAAAGCATCGGAAGTGCTTGAAGCGGACGCCGACACGTCTGTAGCCACGGAAACAGAAACTGCGGAAACAGAAACGGGGGAAATAGAAATGGCGGAAACAACGTGCGAAAACGGCGCGAAGAACGGTGATATGCAGATAGACGAAGTACAGAGTACTAGTGAATTATAG